One part of the Macrobrachium rosenbergii isolate ZJJX-2024 chromosome 3, ASM4041242v1, whole genome shotgun sequence genome encodes these proteins:
- the LOC136850643 gene encoding uncharacterized protein, translating into MTEASTSTCAEALLSSWISHFSVPDSITTDRGPAFLSEFWVSLAHLMGATHHSTMAYNPAANGMVGRTHHSLKAALMARCTDDNWKAQLPWVLLGLCTAPRANGEESPAEKVYGEKLAIPGEIDAHRPPLTRPYRGPYRVVNRASKAYLINIHGREDWVSVDRLKPAFLMDS; encoded by the exons ATGACGGAAGCATCAACGAGCACCTGTGCAGAAGCCCTCctgtcaagttggataagccATTTCAGTGTGCCCGACAGCATAACTACAGACAGAGGCCCGGCATTCTTATCGGAgttctgggtctccctggcacacCTGATGGGGGCAACTCACCACAGTACAATGGCATATAACCCTGCGGCCAACGGCATGGTGGGAAGGACCCACCATTCACtgaaggcagctctgatggcacgttgcaccgacgACAATTGGAAGgcacagctcccctgggtcctgctgggtctctgcaccgcaCCAAGGGCAAACGGCGAGGAATCTcccgcagaaaaagtctacggtgAAAAATTAGCCATACCGGGAGA GATCGAcgcccaccgcccacccttgaccagaccatacagaggccCATACCGTGTTGTCAATAGggcatccaaggcctacctcatcaacatccacgggcgggaagactgggtttctgtcgaCAGGCTAAAACCAGCCTTCCTGATGGACAGCTGA